The following proteins come from a genomic window of Pyxidicoccus sp. MSG2:
- the mutM gene encoding bifunctional DNA-formamidopyrimidine glycosylase/DNA-(apurinic or apyrimidinic site) lyase, translating to MPELPEVEIARRNLVRWFSGRRLVRAEADDTRIFRGAELRHFTELSGRLESLVRRGKYLLFAFEEGRGLLGHLGMTGKFVRRTEGQGEPYSRARFHLDDGHVLHFSDPRMFGRLEPAPAARLRELDVVKALGRDPLADGLTAGQLEKAVAPSRQPLKVALLDQSRITGLGNIHAAEALFRAGIHPSREPASLTPDEWKRLVGAIRATIDFGLKEQEGEEPVYLEEGRSENPFFVYGRAGGPCSRCGTPVESFTQAGRTTHFCPKCQPRSGVHASKPRAGKR from the coding sequence ATGCCTGAGCTTCCGGAAGTGGAGATCGCCCGGCGCAACCTGGTGCGCTGGTTCAGCGGCCGGCGCCTCGTCCGCGCCGAGGCCGACGATACCCGCATCTTCCGTGGTGCCGAGCTCCGCCACTTCACCGAGCTGTCCGGCCGGCTGGAGTCCCTCGTCCGCCGGGGCAAGTACCTCCTCTTCGCCTTCGAGGAAGGACGGGGCCTGCTGGGCCACCTGGGGATGACGGGCAAGTTCGTCCGCCGCACGGAAGGGCAGGGCGAGCCGTACAGCCGCGCCCGCTTCCACCTCGATGACGGGCACGTCCTCCACTTCAGTGATCCACGCATGTTCGGCCGGCTGGAGCCCGCCCCCGCCGCCCGGCTGAGGGAGCTGGACGTGGTGAAGGCCCTGGGGAGGGATCCCCTGGCGGACGGCCTCACCGCGGGCCAGCTCGAAAAGGCCGTGGCCCCCTCCCGGCAGCCCCTCAAGGTGGCGCTGCTGGACCAGTCGCGCATCACCGGCCTGGGCAACATCCACGCCGCCGAGGCCCTCTTCCGCGCCGGAATCCACCCCTCCCGGGAGCCCGCCTCCCTCACCCCGGACGAGTGGAAGCGTCTGGTGGGCGCCATCCGGGCCACCATCGACTTCGGCCTGAAGGAGCAGGAGGGGGAGGAGCCGGTGTACCTGGAGGAGGGGCGCTCGGAGAACCCTTTCTTCGTCTACGGCCGGGCCGGGGGCCCATGCTCCCGGTGCGGAACCCCCGTCGAGTCCTTCACCCAGGCCGGCCGCACCACCCACTTCTGTCCGAAATGCCAGCCCCGCTCAGGCGTTCACGCGTCGAAGCCCCGGGCCGGTAAGCGTTGA